A stretch of DNA from Cupriavidus taiwanensis:
CCGCCCTGCGCGGCGGCCAGGTCCACCACCACCGAGCCGGGCTTCATCTGCGCCACGGTGGCTTCCTGCAGCAGCACCGGCGCCTTGCGGCCCGGAATCAGCGCGGTGGTGATGACGATGTCGGCCTGGAGCGCGCGCTGGTGCACCAGCTCGGCCTGGCGCTTCATCCAGTCCGGCGGCATCGGGCGCGCATAGCCGCCCACGCCCTGCGCGATCTCGCGCTCTTCGTCGGTCAGGAACGGCACGTCGAGGAACTTGCCGCCGAGCGATTCGATCTGCTCCTTGACCGCGGGGCGCACGTCCGAGGCTTCGATCACCGCGCCCAGGCGCTTGGCGGTGGCGATTGCCTGCAGGCCGGCCACGCCGGCGCCCAGGATCAGCACGCGCGCGGCCTTGACGGTGCCGGCGGCGGTCATCAGCATCGGCATGAAGCGCTGGTAGTGGTGCGCGGCCACCAGCACGGCCTTGTAGCCGGCGATATTGGCCTGTGACGACAGCACGTCCATGCTCTGCGCGCGCGTGCTGCGCGGCGCGGCCTCGAGCGCGAAGGCGGTGATGTTGGCGGCCGACATGCGCGCGTTGTTCTCGGCATCGAACGGGTTGAGCATGCCCACCAGCACCGCGCCGGGCTGCATCTGCGCCAGTTCGGCGGCCTCGGGCGCGCGCACCTTGAGCACCAGCGGCGCCGACAGCGCGTCGGCTGCGGTGCCAATCGTAGCGCCGGCGGCTTCATAAGCGCTGTCAGGCTGGCTGGCACGCAAACCGGCGCCAGCTTGCACCACGACCTGGTGGCCTTGTGCGACGTATTTCTTGACCGTCTCTGGCGTAGCGGCGACGCGCGCCTCTCCCGCCCGAGTCTCAGTCGGGATGCCTATCTGCATGGTTCCATCTCCTGTGATCCGCTGCGCCTGCCGGCATGGGGACGCTGCGTGCCGGGCACCGCTTGCGGGCCACTGCCGCCTGCGGTGCCGGCCGGGTGGTGCCCCCTCAGCGGGGCACTTCGCCTTCGAGCGTCACGCGGTTGAGTACGCGCTCGGCATTGCCGTAGTCATGGACGGCGTAGTGCATGGTGCAGCGGTTGTCCCACATCACCACATCGCCTTCCTGCCACATGTGGCGGTAGACGTTGTCCGGCGTGACCGAGTGCTCGTACAGGAAGTCGAGCAGCGGACGGCTTTCCGCCACGGTCATGCCGTCGATGCACTCGGCGGTGTCCGGGTGGCCGACGTACAGTGCCTTGCGGCCCGTTTCAGGATGCGTGCGCACGATCGGGTGCACGGCCGAAGGCACTTTGTCGGCGCCGGTCATCCTGGCCAGCCGCGCGCCGGTGAAGCGTGCGCGCAGGCCCTCGATCAGCCGCTGCATGGCCGGCGACAGGCGCTCGTACGAGAGATACTGGTTGCACCACATGGTGTCGCCGCCGATCGGAATCGTCACGCCCGACAGGATCGAGATCTTGGGCGGCACCGCGGTGTAGATCGAGTCCGAGTGCCACGCTTCGGTCGAGGCGGTCTCTTTGGGGATCCTGGTGACCTGGAACAGCTCCGGGAACTCCGCCAGCCCCTTGAGCAGCGGGTTGCCCTGCACCGGCGTGCCCCACAGCCGGGCAAAGGCTACCTGCGCAGCCGGCTGCAGGAACTGGCCGCGGAACACGAGCATGCCGTGCTCGAGGAAGGCCTGGTGCAGCACCTGGAAGGTGGCGTCGTTGATCGGGTCGTTCAGGTTGACGCCGGTCACGGATGCTCCGACCGAACCGGTCAGCGGCTTGATTTCGATGGTCATGATGTCTCCTCTCGTGTCGATGGCTTCAGTCGACCAGCAGCACGATCTTGCCGACGTGCTGGTCTTGCTTCATGTATGCATGCGCCGCGTGGATGTCGGTCATGGCGAAGGTGCGGTCGATCGGCAGCCGCACACGGCCCGCGCGCAGGAACGGCAACAGGTCGCGCGCGCACGCCTGGATGCATTCGAGCCGCTCCTGCTCGGTACGGGTACGGAAGGTCACGCCGATCAGCTGCAGGCGCTTGAGCCACAGCTGGGCCAGGTCGATCTGCGCCGTGGCCGAGCCCAGCCGCGCGATGTTCACGAGCCGGCCCTGGACCGCGAGGCTCTTCATATTGGCTTCGAACACCGGCCCGCCGACCGTGTCGATGATCACGTCGACGCCCTTGTTGCCGGTCGCCGCCATCACCTTCTCGACCTGGTCGTCAGTCGACGAGTCGATGCCGACGTCCACGCCGTACTGGCTGAGCTTGTCGAGCTTGGCAGCCGAGCGCGACTGGGCCATGACCGGCCTGGCGCCCATCAGCGACGCGATCTGGATGGCGGCCATGGCCACGCCGCCCGACGCGCCGTTGACCAGCACCGACTCTCCCGGCTGGAGCCGCCCGTTCACCACCAGCGCGTCGTGCGCGGTGATAAAGACATTGGGGAACGCGGCGGCATCGATCCACGACATGCCATCCGGCACGGCGATCAGCGCCATCGGGTCCGACACCACATACTCGGCCTGGCAGCCCTTGCCGTGCCCCATGACCCGGTCGCCCTTGCGCCAGCCGTGCACGCCGTCGCCGACTTCGGCCACCTCGCCCGCGAACTCGACGCCAGTGGTGATGGTATTGCCGGTACGCAACTCCTTCGCCTGGTTGATCTCACCGCGGTTCAGGCCCGACGCACGCACCCTGACCAAAACCTGCCCCGGCCCCGCGACCGGCGCCGGAATATCCTGCACCTCGACCGTGCCGCCCTCCGGGCCCGGCACCACACGAATTGCTTTCACCATTGACTCCTTCCTGGTTTCCTTCTGTTCCTGGCTGCCAATCTCAAGCACACCCGAGCGCCGCCGCACGGATCAGCGCAAGCCGCGTCAGCGCGCGTTCGGCCGCGGCTTCTCCGCCAGGATGGTTGCCCCGCACAAACGGCGCCCGCAGGTCTTCGATGGCCGCCAGTGCGGCCACCGGCTTTTCCGCCGCCACTGACAGCCGCCGGAACTCATTCACCGTCAGCAAATACGTGTGAAACACATCCTGCTGCGCCGGCGCAGTCCCAAGCTTGTGGAGCAGCACGTTCAGCCAGTGCGTGCCGGCGAGCATGGCGGCTTCGATCGTCATCTCGTAGTCGGCCGGTCCGCATTTCTGCAGCGATGCCTCGATGCGGCGGGCTATCGCGATGTGTCCTTCAATGTCCATGTGCGCCCCCTTCCATGCGCGTCGCCAGCAAAGCCAGGCAATGCCGCAGCGCCGTGTCGCAGCTGCGGGCGATCGCATCGGTCGGGACCAGGCCCTCGCGCAGGCACGGGTCGCGGTAATGCTCGATGCGCTCCATGTCGTCCATCATCGCCGCGATGTCGGCGGGTACGGGCGCTTCCACTTTCGGGCGCCCGACATGCAGCACGTCACCCAGCGGCCGGAGCGCCGCCTGCAGCTTGCCGTCAGGTTGCGGCACCAGATAGACGCCGGGTTGCGTGGCGAACATGTCGTCGTCCAGCGTGATCCCGGCCTGATGCAGTGCTGCATTGACCGCATGTGTGCCGGCCGTCATGCCGGCCCAGAACCACAGCTCGAAATCCTGGAGCGGATCCAGGCGCTCGCGCAGTGCCTGAAGCTTCGCAATCTTTTCCAGGTGTGACACCACCTTCATGCCTGTCTCCTGCTGTTGAACAGATTGGCGCAGAACTGTGGCGCCGTTGACATGACGATAGACACGCCGCATGCCGATGTCAACAACTTCTATATAGGACTTTCATGGAGGAGTAGTGGTTTTCTCGGATGAATGCGCGATTCGTCTTGACTAAGCCCGGTGCAATTCCCTACATTGCACTCAACACCTATACAGGAGTTGATCAATGCCCCGAGCCATCGTACTGAACCCAACCGACAATGTGGCCACGCTGCTGGACGCGGGCCACGCCGGGCAAGTGTGCGTCCTGCAAGGCGAGCGGTCAGGAGAACTGGTCCTGCTGCAGGACGTGCCCTTCGGCCACAAGATTTGCATCACCGACACGCCTTCGGGCGTCGACATCGTCAAGTACGGCCAGGTGATCGGCCGCGCCAGTCACATGATCCGGGCCGGCGAACACATGCACGTTCACAACATCGAATCGGCGCGCGCGCGCGGCGACCTGCACCAGGGCTGACACAGATGGCAACCACCTTTCTCGGATATCCGCGCGAAAACGGCGCGGTCGGCGTGCGCAACTGGGTCGCCGTCGTTTCGGTCATGGACAACTGCAACCCGGTGACGCGCACGATTGCGCGCACCGTTGGCGGCTGCATTCCCGTCACCACGCTGTTCGTGCGCGGCCAGTTCGGCGCGGACCTCGATTTCGCGTTCGAATCGCTGGCCGGGCTGGGCCGCAATCCCAATATCGCGGCGGTGCTGCTGGTGGGCCTGGAGCCTTCGTCCACGGAAGAGGTGGCGCGCCGCATCCAGGCCAGCGGCAAGCCGATCGAGCGCGTGCACCTGCAACCCAACGGCACCGTCGACTGCATCGCCGAAGGCACGCGCAAGGCGGCCAGGCTGTCGCTGGCCGCGTCGCGTGCGCGCCGCGTGCCGTGCCCGGTGTCGTCACTGGTGATCGGCGTGGAATGCGGCGGATCGGATACCACCTCGGGCCTGAGCTGCAATCCGGTCATCGGCCGCATGGCGGACATGGTGATCGCCGAAGGCGGCACCGTGATCATCTCGGAGACCTCGGAGTTCATCGGCGCCGATCACCTGTTCGCCGAACGCGCCGCCGACGGCCGCGTGCGCGAGGCCTTCGTCACCGCGGTGCGCAATATGGAAAACCTGGCGATCTCGCGCGGCGTCGACATGCGCGAAGACCAGCCTTCGCCCGACAACAAGCGCGGTGGCCTGACCACCGTCGAGGAAAAAGCGCTGGGCGCCATGGCCAAGGCCGGCAGCACGCCGCTGGTGGGCGTGCTGCGCTACGGGGAGGCACCGCGCAAGCCGGGCCTGCATTTCATGGACGCACCGGCCGCGGCAGTGGAAAATCTGACTGCGCTTGCCGCCGGCGGGTGCCAGCTCACGTTCTTCGGCACGGGCGTGGGCAACCCGATCGGCAGCATGGTGGCACCGACCGTCAAGGTGTGCGGCAACGTCAATACGCTGCAGACCATGGCCGACAACATAGATTTCGACGTCAGCGGCGTCCTGCAGCACGGAGAGAAGATCTCCGACCTCGGCGAGCAGCTGTATGCCTATGCGATGGACATCGCATCGGGCACGCAACTGACCAGCGAGGTGCTCGATGTCCGGGAGATCGCGATCAGTCGATTCGCACTGAGCCTCTGAGCAACCATGACCAAACTGAACAGCGTCTCCGACGCGATCATCCGCTCCATCGAATCCGGCGCACTGCGCGAGGGCGACCGCCTGCCGTCAGAGGCAGAGCTGGCCGCCATGCATGGGGTAAGCGTCGGCACCATTCAGAAAGCGCTGATCCGGCTGACGCACTCGGGACTGATCACGCGCGAACAGGGGCGCGGCACCTTCGTGTCCGGTACGCGGGTTGCGCCGGCGGACGTGCGCTACCTGCGCTTTCGCGACGAAGAGGGCAACGAGCTGCCGTCCTACGTCCACGCGCGCTCGGTCAAGCGCATCAAGAAGAAGGGGCCGTGGGCGGACTTCCTCGAAGGCGATGGCTACGTGCGCATCGAGCGCGTGATCAACGTCGGCGGGCGCTTTGACCTGTACAGCGAATTCTGGCTGCGCGAGGAAGACTTCGCGCAACTGGGCGGACTCGACCGCGAGGCGCTCGAGAAGAACCTGCGCGAACTGATCGGCCAGCGCCTGTCGCTGCCGACGCTGCGCGTGGACCAGTGGATCCGCTTTGAAAAGCCGCCGGCAACGGTCGCGCGCCAGCTCGGCATCGACCCCGAGGCGCCGGCCTTCATCATGGAAATGCGCGGCTACACGCTGCGCGACCAGCCGCTCTATTACCAGTCGGTCTACGCCGCGCCGTTCACCGAGCGGCTGATGATCGTGCGGGAGAAATCGTCATGACGACCCGATGGAATGTCCAAGGCCTGGAGCAATGGACGTCGGCCGTATTCGAATCGTGCGGCGTGGCGCCCGAACATGCCGTCGAGGCCGCCACCGCGCTCGTGCGCAGCGAACTGCGCGGCTACAAGACGCATGGCATGACGCGCGTGCCGTCCTACGTCGATCGCCTCCGCGCCGGCGACTTCAATCCGCGCGCGGCGATGTCGCACCGCGCCTTTGCCGGTGGCATCGTGCTGGACGCCGATGGCGCCATGGGCCAGGTTGCCGGGCCGCATGCCGTCCGGCTCGGGCTTGAGGCCCTGGAAGCGAGCGCGTCCGTGCTGGTCGCGGTGCAGGCGTGCGGCCACCTCGGCGCACTCGGCATCCATGCACTGCTCGCGGCCGAGGCCGGCGCGTTCTGCATGGTCGGCCAGCGCACCCCGCCGGTGCTCGGCATGGAAGGCTTCTCCGGCCCCGCCATCGGCCACAACCCGATCGCCTTCGGCTGTCCGCTGCCGGGCCAGGCGCCGATCGTATTCGACGTGGCGTGCAGCGTTGCCGCGCGCGGCCACATCCTGCTTGCCGCCCGCGAGGGCAAACCCATTCCCGAAGGCTGGGCGCTCGATGCCGACGGCCAGCCGACCACCGATGCGCAACGCGCGCTCGCCGGCTCGCTGCTGCCCACGGGCGGCCACAAGGGCATCGGCATCGCCATGATGGTGGAGTGCCTGGCGGGTGCGCTGGCCGCCACGGCAGATTCGCTATCGCCGGAGCGCAACCACGTCGGCAGCGGCGGCGCGGTCGGACGCCAGGGCGGCTTTGTCTGGCTGGTCAAGCCCGAGGCCTTCTCCGGCCAGGGCGTCTTCGCCGACTACATGGCGCAGTGGACCGGAAATTACCTTGCCGCCGGCGGCGGGGATGCAAGGCTCCCCGGCCACCGCGGCGACACGCTGGAGCGCGAGGGCCGCGCACGCGGCGTCGCGCTGCCCGATGCCATCGCCCGTGAACTGGGCGCGCTGGGCCAGCAGCTAGGTATCCCCTTTCCCGACTGATCCGGCCGCATAGACATAGAGATTGCAGAGATCCGGGCTACCGGCAGACGCTGGCCGTCCCTACCCCATCAAACACACTGGCTCAATCCGCCCCATGAACGCTCCAATTCTCCCCGACGCGGCCCGGAAGGCCATGGCAGCCGTCTCGATCGACGACAAGTACGCGCTCGAATCCGGCCGCGCCTACATGAGCGGCGTGCAGGCGCTGGTGCGCCTGCCGCTGCTGCAACGCCGGCGCGACGCCATGGCGGGCCACAACACCGCGGCGTTCATTTCCGGCTACCGCGGCTCGCCGCTCGGCAACTATGACCAGGCCATGTGGCAGGCGAAGAAGTACCTCGCCGACAACCACGTCGTGTTCAAGCCCGGCGTCAACGAAGAGCTCGGCGTCACGGCCGTGTGGGGATCGCAGCAGCTGGACTTCGATGCGGACAGCAAGAAGTACGACGGCGTGTTCGGCATCTGGTACGGCAAGGGCCCCGGCGTCGACCGCAGCGGCGACGCGCTCAAGCATGCCAACCTGGCCGGCACGTCGCGGCTCGGCGGCGTGATCGCGCTGGCCGGCGACGACCACGTGTCCAAGAGCAGCACGCTGGCGCACCAGAGCGACCACACCTTTATCGCCTGCGGCCTGCCGGTGTTGTTCCCGTCGAACGTGCAGGACATCCTGGACCTGGGCGTGCACGCGTTCGCCATGAGCCGCTTCAGCGGCCTGTGGTCCGGCATGAAGACCGTGCAGGAGGTGGTGGAATCGGGCTCGTCGGTCATCACGGATTCGGACCGCGTGCGCATCGTGCTGCCCGAAGACTTCGCCATGCCCGAGGGCGGCCTGCATATCCGCTGGCCCGACGACCCGCTCGCCGCCGAGGCGCGCATGATGGAGTTCAAGTGGCCGGCGGCACTCGCCTACGTGCGCGCCAACCGCCTGAACCGCAACGTGGTGGAAGGCCCGAACGACCGCTTCGGCATCATCGCCAGCGGCAAGGCCTACAGCGATACGCGCCAGGCGCTGCTCGACCTGGGGCTCGACGACGCCACCTGCCGCGCACTCGGCATCCGCGTCCACAAGGTCAGCGTGGTGTGGCCGCTTGAATCGCTCAGCGTGCGCGAGTTCGCGCATGGCCTGCGCGAAGTGCTGGTGGTGGAAGAAAAGCGCCCGCTCATCGAGCAGCAGCTCAAGGACGAGCTGTACCACTATCCCGAGCAGGCGCGCCCGGCCGTGTTCGGCAAGTACCACCACACCGAAGGCGTGGGCGGCGAATGGAGCCACGCGCGGCCGGCCGAGGACTGGCTGCTGCGCGCCAAGGCCGACCTGTCGCCGGCGCTGGTGGCCAAGGCCATCGCAAAGCGTCTCAAGGCACTCGGCGTGCCCGCCGACGTGGCCGCACGCATGGACGTGCGCCTGAACGAAATCGAGGCCAAGGAGCGCGCCACCGCCCAGGGCGATTCGCGCGGCACCGACCGCCTGCCGTGGTTCTGCCCGGGCTGCCCGCACAACACCAGCACCAAGGTGCCGGAAGGCTCGGTCGCCACCGCCGGCATCGGCTGCCACGGCATGGTGGTGTGGATGGATCGCTCGACCGGGTCGTGGTCGCAGATGGGCGGTGAAGGCGTGCACTGGATGGGCCAGTCGGAGTTCAGCAAGCGCAAGCACATGTTCGCGAACCTGGGCGACGGCACCTACAACCACTCCGGCCTGCTGGCGGTGCGCCAGTCGATCCACGCCGGCGTGAACATGACCTACAAGATCCTGTTCAACAGCGCCGTGGCCATGACCGGCGGCCAGCCGGTTGACGGGCAGCTTGACGTACCGGCGATGTCGCGCGAACTGCATGCAGAAGGCGCCCGCCAGATCGTGGTGGTCACGGACGAGCCGGAAAAGTACAAGGGCGTCGCCAACCTCGCGACGGGCCTCACCGTGCGCCATCGCGACGAACTCGACGCCGTGCAGCGCGAACTGCGCGAAGTGAGCGGCGTCACCGCCATCATCTACGACCAGACCTGCGCCACCAAGAAGCGCCGCGAACGCAAGCGCGGCACCATGGCCGATCCCGACAAGCGCGTGGTCATCAACGAACTGGTGTGCGAAGGCTGCGGCGACTGCTCGGTGGAGAGCAACTGCCTGGCCGTGCAGCCGGTGGAAACCGAGTTCGGCCGCAAGCGCAAGGTGAACCAGGACACCTGCAACAAGGACTTCTCTTGCACCAAGGGTTTCTGCCCGAGCTTCGTCACGGTCGAGGGCGGCAAGCTCAGGAAGCCGTCGACGCATGACAAGACCAATCCCGTGCCGACCGACATCCCGCTGCCCGCGCTGCCCGAGGCGGCCCGCATTGTCGTCGCCGGCATCGGCGGCACCGGGATCGTGACCATCGGCGGCGTGCTGGGCATGGCCGCGCACCTGGAAGGCAAGGGCGTGATCACGCAGGACGCCACCGGCATGGCGCAGATGGGCGGGTCAACGTGGAGCCACATCCAGATCGCCGCGAGCCCCGATGCGCTGCACGCGAGCCGCGTCGACATGGCCATGGCGGAGCTCGTGATCGCCTGCGACACGGTGGTGGCGGCCAGCAAGGCAACGATTGCCGCCATGTCGCCGCAGCGCACTTACGTCGTACTGAACAGCCATGTAACCCCGACCGCCGCGTTCGTGCGCAACCCGGACTGGGATCCCCAGACCGAGGAAGCCGTCGGCCGCATCGCGCAGGCCGTGGGCACCGGCCAGGTCGGCAGCTTCGACGCCGAGCAGGTGGCGAAGCAGGTGATGGGCCAGTCGATCTAC
This window harbors:
- a CDS encoding Re/Si-specific NAD(P)(+) transhydrogenase subunit alpha; its protein translation is MQIGIPTETRAGEARVAATPETVKKYVAQGHQVVVQAGAGLRASQPDSAYEAAGATIGTAADALSAPLVLKVRAPEAAELAQMQPGAVLVGMLNPFDAENNARMSAANITAFALEAAPRSTRAQSMDVLSSQANIAGYKAVLVAAHHYQRFMPMLMTAAGTVKAARVLILGAGVAGLQAIATAKRLGAVIEASDVRPAVKEQIESLGGKFLDVPFLTDEEREIAQGVGGYARPMPPDWMKRQAELVHQRALQADIVITTALIPGRKAPVLLQEATVAQMKPGSVVVDLAAAQGGNCPLTVADQVVNHNGVILIGHTNLASMVAADASALYARNVLDFLKLVIDKDGQFTLNLEDDIVAACLMTRREEAALAG
- a CDS encoding TauD/TfdA dioxygenase family protein, which produces MTIEIKPLTGSVGASVTGVNLNDPINDATFQVLHQAFLEHGMLVFRGQFLQPAAQVAFARLWGTPVQGNPLLKGLAEFPELFQVTRIPKETASTEAWHSDSIYTAVPPKISILSGVTIPIGGDTMWCNQYLSYERLSPAMQRLIEGLRARFTGARLARMTGADKVPSAVHPIVRTHPETGRKALYVGHPDTAECIDGMTVAESRPLLDFLYEHSVTPDNVYRHMWQEGDVVMWDNRCTMHYAVHDYGNAERVLNRVTLEGEVPR
- a CDS encoding zinc-binding dehydrogenase encodes the protein MKAIRVVPGPEGGTVEVQDIPAPVAGPGQVLVRVRASGLNRGEINQAKELRTGNTITTGVEFAGEVAEVGDGVHGWRKGDRVMGHGKGCQAEYVVSDPMALIAVPDGMSWIDAAAFPNVFITAHDALVVNGRLQPGESVLVNGASGGVAMAAIQIASLMGARPVMAQSRSAAKLDKLSQYGVDVGIDSSTDDQVEKVMAATGNKGVDVIIDTVGGPVFEANMKSLAVQGRLVNIARLGSATAQIDLAQLWLKRLQLIGVTFRTRTEQERLECIQACARDLLPFLRAGRVRLPIDRTFAMTDIHAAHAYMKQDQHVGKIVLLVD
- a CDS encoding UxaA family hydrolase; its protein translation is MPRAIVLNPTDNVATLLDAGHAGQVCVLQGERSGELVLLQDVPFGHKICITDTPSGVDIVKYGQVIGRASHMIRAGEHMHVHNIESARARGDLHQG
- a CDS encoding UxaA family hydrolase — encoded protein: MATTFLGYPRENGAVGVRNWVAVVSVMDNCNPVTRTIARTVGGCIPVTTLFVRGQFGADLDFAFESLAGLGRNPNIAAVLLVGLEPSSTEEVARRIQASGKPIERVHLQPNGTVDCIAEGTRKAARLSLAASRARRVPCPVSSLVIGVECGGSDTTSGLSCNPVIGRMADMVIAEGGTVIISETSEFIGADHLFAERAADGRVREAFVTAVRNMENLAISRGVDMREDQPSPDNKRGGLTTVEEKALGAMAKAGSTPLVGVLRYGEAPRKPGLHFMDAPAAAVENLTALAAGGCQLTFFGTGVGNPIGSMVAPTVKVCGNVNTLQTMADNIDFDVSGVLQHGEKISDLGEQLYAYAMDIASGTQLTSEVLDVREIAISRFALSL
- a CDS encoding GntR family transcriptional regulator; protein product: MTKLNSVSDAIIRSIESGALREGDRLPSEAELAAMHGVSVGTIQKALIRLTHSGLITREQGRGTFVSGTRVAPADVRYLRFRDEEGNELPSYVHARSVKRIKKKGPWADFLEGDGYVRIERVINVGGRFDLYSEFWLREEDFAQLGGLDREALEKNLRELIGQRLSLPTLRVDQWIRFEKPPATVARQLGIDPEAPAFIMEMRGYTLRDQPLYYQSVYAAPFTERLMIVREKSS
- a CDS encoding Ldh family oxidoreductase; the protein is MTTRWNVQGLEQWTSAVFESCGVAPEHAVEAATALVRSELRGYKTHGMTRVPSYVDRLRAGDFNPRAAMSHRAFAGGIVLDADGAMGQVAGPHAVRLGLEALEASASVLVAVQACGHLGALGIHALLAAEAGAFCMVGQRTPPVLGMEGFSGPAIGHNPIAFGCPLPGQAPIVFDVACSVAARGHILLAAREGKPIPEGWALDADGQPTTDAQRALAGSLLPTGGHKGIGIAMMVECLAGALAATADSLSPERNHVGSGGAVGRQGGFVWLVKPEAFSGQGVFADYMAQWTGNYLAAGGGDARLPGHRGDTLEREGRARGVALPDAIARELGALGQQLGIPFPD
- a CDS encoding indolepyruvate ferredoxin oxidoreductase family protein, with product MNAPILPDAARKAMAAVSIDDKYALESGRAYMSGVQALVRLPLLQRRRDAMAGHNTAAFISGYRGSPLGNYDQAMWQAKKYLADNHVVFKPGVNEELGVTAVWGSQQLDFDADSKKYDGVFGIWYGKGPGVDRSGDALKHANLAGTSRLGGVIALAGDDHVSKSSTLAHQSDHTFIACGLPVLFPSNVQDILDLGVHAFAMSRFSGLWSGMKTVQEVVESGSSVITDSDRVRIVLPEDFAMPEGGLHIRWPDDPLAAEARMMEFKWPAALAYVRANRLNRNVVEGPNDRFGIIASGKAYSDTRQALLDLGLDDATCRALGIRVHKVSVVWPLESLSVREFAHGLREVLVVEEKRPLIEQQLKDELYHYPEQARPAVFGKYHHTEGVGGEWSHARPAEDWLLRAKADLSPALVAKAIAKRLKALGVPADVAARMDVRLNEIEAKERATAQGDSRGTDRLPWFCPGCPHNTSTKVPEGSVATAGIGCHGMVVWMDRSTGSWSQMGGEGVHWMGQSEFSKRKHMFANLGDGTYNHSGLLAVRQSIHAGVNMTYKILFNSAVAMTGGQPVDGQLDVPAMSRELHAEGARQIVVVTDEPEKYKGVANLATGLTVRHRDELDAVQRELREVSGVTAIIYDQTCATKKRRERKRGTMADPDKRVVINELVCEGCGDCSVESNCLAVQPVETEFGRKRKVNQDTCNKDFSCTKGFCPSFVTVEGGKLRKPSTHDKTNPVPTDIPLPALPEAARIVVAGIGGTGIVTIGGVLGMAAHLEGKGVITQDATGMAQMGGSTWSHIQIAASPDALHASRVDMAMAELVIACDTVVAASKATIAAMSPQRTYVVLNSHVTPTAAFVRNPDWDPQTEEAVGRIAQAVGTGQVGSFDAEQVAKQVMGQSIYANLMMLGYAWQKGRVPLSHDALMRAIELNGVQVDSNKAAFEWGRMCAHDMSRVPMRAANAQVIQFVRKPSLDDLIARHVEFLTGYQNRAYAAQYESFVDRVRIAASVTGSTRLTEAVARSLFKLMAYKDEYEVARLHTGAAFRKQIESMFEGNVRLVHHLAPPLLAKKNDKGELVKGTYGPWMRTAFGVLARFKGLRGTAFDPFGYTAERKEERTLIAEYRHCIEMLLPTLSAQNLELALEIARLPMDIRGYGHVKARNLDAVRARWERLTAQWKHGEVRREAARPTVAA